A stretch of Mustela nigripes isolate SB6536 chromosome 6, MUSNIG.SB6536, whole genome shotgun sequence DNA encodes these proteins:
- the KRT74 gene encoding keratin, type II cytoskeletal 74, whose product MSRQLNIKSGGDKGGFSGRSAVVLRKAVGSAASYRAAGKGPGAGFGSRSLYSLGGNRCISLNMAGGGVRIGGYSFGPGSGYGGGRATGFAGSMFGSVASGPVCPSMCPPGGIYRVTINKSLLAPLNVELDPEIQRVRTQEREQIKALNDKFASFIDKVRFLEQQNQVLETKWELLQQLDLSNCRKNLEPILEGYISNLRKQLETLSGDRVRLDSELRNVRDVVEDYKKRYEVEINRRTAAENDFVVLKKDADAAYTVKVELQAKVDSLDKDIKFLKCLYDAEMAQIQTHASETSVILSMDNNRDLDLDSIIAKVRAQYEEIALKSKAEAEALYQSKIQELQLAVGRHGDDLKHTKNEMSELNRLIQRIRCEIASVKKQCANLETAIADAEQRGDCALKDARAKLDELEAALHQAKEELARMLREYQELMSLKLALDMEIATYRKLLEGEECRMSGENPSSVSISVISSGGSGYYHPRSSSSADAGASSVVGSYSSSRAGQSRAKGAHGGDLKDSQDLKGKSTSASTPARKAAR is encoded by the exons ATGAGTCGGCAACTGAACATCAAATCTGGTGGTGACAAGGGTGGCTTCAGTGGGCGCTCAGCAGTGGTGTTGAGGAAGGCTGTGGGCAGTGCGGCTTCTTACCGCGCAGCTGGCAAAGGACCTGGGGCTGGCTTTGGCAGTCGGAGCCTCTACAGCCTTGGAGGGAATCGGTGTATTTCCCTCAACATGGCAGGTGGTGGTGTTCGCATTGGAGGTTATAGCTTTGGGCCTGGCTCTGGGTATGGAGGAGGCCGGGCCACTGGCTTTGCTGGAAGCATGTTTGGCAGTGTGGCCTCAGGGCCTGTGTGCCCATCCATGTGCCCACCTGGGGGTATCTACCGGGTCACCATCAACAAGAGCCTCCTGGCTCCCCTCAACGTGGAgctggaccctgagatccagagagtGCGCACCCAGGAGCGGGAGCAGATCAAGGCTCTGAATGACAAGTTTGCCTCCTTCATCGATAAG GTGCGGTTCCTAGAGCAGCAGAACCAGGTGCTGGAGACCAAGTGGGAGCTGCTGCAGCAGCTGGACCTGAGCAACTGCAGAAAGAACCTGGAGCCCATCCTTGAGGGCTATATCAGCAACCTGCGGAAGCAGCTGGAGACTCTGTCTGGGGACAGGGTTCGGCTGGACTCGGAGCTGAGGAATGTGCGAGACGTGGTGGAGGACTACAAGAAGAG GTATGAGGTGGAGATTAATCGGCGCACAGCAGCTGAGAACGATTTTGTGGTGCTCAAGAAG GATGCCGATGCAGCCTACACAGTGAAGGTGGAGCTCCAGGCCAAAGTAGATTCTCTGGACAAAGACATCAAGTTCCTCAAGTGTTTGTATGACGCG GAGATGGCCCAGATTCAGACTCATGCCAGTGAAACCTCAGTCATCCTGTCCATGGACAACAACCGGGACCTGGACCTGGATAGCATCATTGCCAAGGTCCGAGCTCAGTATGAGGAGATCGCCCTGAAGAGCAAGGCTGAGGCCGAGGCACTGTACCAGAGCAAG ATCCAAGAGCTGCAGCTGGCAGTAGGCCGGCATGGTGATGACCTCAAACACACCAAGAACGAGATGTCGGAGCTGAACCGGCTCATCCAGAGGATCCGGTGTGAGATTGCGAGTGTAAAGAAGCAG TGTGCCAACCTGGAGACGGCCATCGCCGATGCTGAGCAGCGGGGCGACTGTGCCCTGAAGGACGCCCGGGCCAAGCTGGATGAGCTGGAGGCCGCCCTGCATCAGGCCAAGGAGGAGCTGGCCCGGATGCTGCGCGAGTACCAGGAGCTCATGAGCCTGAAGCTGGCCCTGGACATGGAGATCGCCACCTACCGCAAGCTGCTGGAGGGCGAGGAGTGCAG GATGTCTGGTGAGAATCCATCCTCTGTGAGCATCT CCGTCATCAGCAGCGGTGGGAGCGGCTACTACCATCCCCGCTCTTCCTCTAGTGCTGACGCTGGGGCCAGCAGCGTGGTGGGCAGCTACAGCAGCTCTCGGGCTGGGCAGTCCAGGGCCAAAGGGGCCCATGGAGGAGACCTCAAGGACTCCCAAGATCTCAAGGGCAAGAGCACCTCTGCCAGTACCCCAGCCAGGAAAGCCGCCCGATAA
- the LOC132019711 gene encoding keratin, type II cytoskeletal 72 codes for MSRQLHHRPAGERTGFSGCSAVISGRVSTSSASFRAGVKGTAAFGSRSLFSLGGGRRLALCAAAGRGGAFALGHCSGSGGGRLGGFVGTVFGSAGLGPVCPSVCPPGGIPQVTVNKSLLAPLNVELDPEIQKVRAQEREQIKALNNKFASFIDKVRFLEQQNQVLETKWNLLQQLDLNNCRKNLEPIYEGYISNLRKQLETQTGDRVRLDSELRNMQDLVEDYKKRYEVEINRRTAAENEFVVLKKDVDAAYMNKVELQAKVDSLTDEIKFFKCLYEGEIAQMQSHISDTSVILSMDNNRDLDLDSIIDEVRAQYEEIALKSKTEAEALYQTKIQELQVTAGRHGDDLKLTKAEISELNRLIQRIRSEIGNVKKQCSNLETSIADAEQRGDCALKDARAKLDELEAALHQAKEELARMLREYQELMSTKLALDMEIATYRKLLEGEECRMSGEHPSSVSISVISNTGAAAGGAGFSVGFGASSSYSFKPAAMDVKTKGSCGSEFKDPLPKSSGGSCAARKASR; via the exons ATGAGCCGCCAGCTGCATCACCGCCCCGCCGGCGAGCGCACAGGCTTCAGCGGGTGCTCGGCCGTCATCTCGGGACGGGTGAGCACCAGCTCAGCCTCGTTCCGGGCCGGCGTCAAGGGCACGGCCGCCTTCGGCTCCAGGAGCCTCTTCAGCCTGGGGGGCGGCCGGCGCCTGGCCCTGTGCGCCGCGGCCGGGAGGGGCGGCGCCTTCGCGCTGGGCCACTGCTCTGGTTCGGGCGGCGGCCGGCTGGGCGGCTTCGTGGGCACCGTCTTCGGCAGCGCGGGGCTGGGACCCGTCTGTCCGTCCGTGTGCCCGCCCGGCGGCATCCCTCAGGTCACCGTCAACAAAAGCCTCCTGGCCCCCCTCAATGTGGAGCTGGACCCCGAGATCCAGAAGGTGCGCGCCCAGGAGCGGGAGCAGATCAAGGCGCTGAACAACAAATTCGCCTCCTTCATCGACAAG GTGCGGTTCCTGGAGCAGCAAAACCAGGTGTTGGAGACCAAGTGGAACCTACTACAGCAGCTGGACCTGAACAATTGCAGGAAGAACCTGGAGCCCATTTATGAGGGCTACATCAGCAACCTGCGGAAACAGCTGGAGACACAGACAGGTGACAGGGTGCGGCTGGACTCAGAGCTGAGGAACATGCAGGATTTGGTGGAGGACTACAAGAAGAG GTACGAGGTGGAGATTAACAGACGAACAGCTGCCGAGAATGAATTTGTGGTGCTCAAGAAG GATGTGGATGCCGCCTACATGAACAAGGTGGAGCTCCAGGCCAAGGTGGACTCCCTGACGGATGAGATCAAATTCTTCAAGTGCCTCTATGAAGGG GAGATCGCTCAGATGCAGTCCCACATCAGCGACACCTCCGTCATCCTGTCCATGGACAACAACCGGGACCTGGACCTGGACAGCATCATCGATGAGGTCCGTGCCCAGTACGAGGAGATCGCCCTGAAGAGCAAGACCGAGGCCGAGGCGCTGTACCAGACCAAG ATCCAGGAGCTGCAGGTCACCGCAGGCCGGCATGGGGATGACCTCAAACTCACCAAGGCTGAGATCTCAGAGCTCAACCGTCTGATCCAGAGGATCCGCTCCGAGATAGGGAATGTGAAGAAGCAG TGCTCCAACCTGGAGACGTCCATCGCCGATGCTGAGCAGCGGGGCGACTGCGCCCTGAAGGATGCCCGGGCCAAGCTGGACGAGCTGGAGGCCGCCCTGCACCAAGCTAAGGAGGAGCTGGCCCGAATGCTGCGCGAGTACCAGGAGCTCATGAGCACGAAACTGGCCCTGGACATGGAGATTGCCACCTACCGCAAGCTGCTGGAGGGCGAGGAGTGCAG gatgTCTGGTGAACATCCAAGTTCTGTGAGCATCT CTGTCATCAGTAACACGGGTGCAGCGGCAGGAGGGGCTGGTTTCAGCGTGGGCTTTGGTGCCTCGAGCAGTTACAGCTTCAAGCCAGCGGCCATGGACGTCAAAACCAAAGGCAGCTGTGGCAGCGAGTTCAAGGATCCCCTGCCTAAGAGCTCAGGCGGCAGCTGTGCAGCCAGGAAGGCCTCGAGGTGA